TACGATGTTGTAGGAGCTTGAGGGTCTGACAGATCCATTGAGGAAGGAAGTTGCAATGGTTAGAAAGAAGATAGACAGTGTGAACAAAGAGTTAAAGCCACTGGGCCAAACCTGCCAGAGAAAGGTGAAGTTTTCCAACTGTTTACAGTTGTTTGCTTTTTGACATTTCTAAAATCCATTCTTAAGTGATCCCTATCTGGTTTACTTACACAGCTTTTGATACAAACACTTGAGCACTGAATAGAATTTAATCAATTAGCCATGCTTGCTTTCTTGGCCCCATGTTGTCTCATCAACTGAGAGGCAAAGTGGACATGATTATTTAGTGGTTAAGCTGttcattattaataattgtGTTCAAATGTCCATGTAGAAAATGATCTATTTGGTTCAGTGGCAGATTTCAAATTCCTCATGCTGCTTCTTTTGCATCATTATGcctacaaaaaattaaataaagaaaagggtTGAGGGAAATATGAACCATAAACCAATCATAACTCACCTTTGTTGATACTACTTTACTTTCAAAAATGGTTTGACAGATAACAAGAGAATTAGTTAAGTATTAAATAAAGAAGActtaaatatgcttttagttTCGTAAACGTGAAATTTCTCTATATCTCaatctttcatatattttagtctttaaactttaaaaatgaatagatataagtaataatattaacttttttttacatgttaaataTTGTTTCAGAATGATGTTTGAGTTGTTTACGTCACTTACCACTTTCAGCTCAAATGCTAACCTGAACAGTGTGAttaacacaaaaaaattaacatcattaAATTAGAAAgattatattcattcattttcaaatttgagactaaaatatattgaattttaagaCAGACTAATTTCAATTTCGTTTCCAAATTTAtggataaaaaatacttaactgatttaaacataattttcatattttcatttatctcTTTTCTGGACTCACAGGAAAAAGAATATAAGGAAGCCCTTGATGCTTTCAATgagaaaaacaaggaaaaagCTCAACTTGTTACCAAACTAATGGAGGTAAGAATTTCTTTGTTGATTTGAGTGAGTACAAAACTTTCTGAAATTGTTTCGTAACTTGTCTTTTTTTCTGTTTGTTCCATGAATGTTGGGATAGCTGGTGACTGAAAGTGAGAAGttgaggatgaagaagttgGAGGAGTTAAGCAAAAACGTAGATACCCTGAACTGAAATTAATGCTAATACAAGTAACCTTACTTCTGTGTGATGTAACTAGAACCATGTGGTTGTATTGTAATGTGACATAATTTGTGATTTCATTGTATTTTGAGAATTTGATTAGGAAATCTGCATTAGACAGA
The Vigna angularis cultivar LongXiaoDou No.4 chromosome 5, ASM1680809v1, whole genome shotgun sequence genome window above contains:
- the LOC108340466 gene encoding uncharacterized protein LOC108340466; the encoded protein is MATPKQPYEQHQQQTNVQRVRNSGMINVNQSPMRDDKEEEMSRSALAMFRAKEEEIERKKMEVRDKVHAYLGRVEEETKRLAEIREELEGLTDPLRKEVAMVRKKIDSVNKELKPLGQTCQRKEKEYKEALDAFNEKNKEKAQLVTKLMELVTESEKLRMKKLEELSKNVDTLN